Proteins from a single region of Streptomyces sp. Tu 3180:
- a CDS encoding ribokinase has product MYDYDLLVVGSANADLVIGVERRPGAGETVLGSDLAVHPGGKGANQAVAAARLGARTALLARVGDDGHGRLLLDSQRAAGVDTVGVLVGGAPTGVALITVDPSGDNSIVVSPGANGRLTPADVRAATSLFHASRVVSAQLEIPLETVVEVVRNLAPDSRFVLNPSPPRPLPPEVLAACDPLIVNEHEAKVILGEACGGGEPEDWARLLLAKGPRSVVVTLGGEGALVASPDGVSRVASVKVRAVDTTGAGDAFTAALAWRLGAGESLAGAAAYAARVGAATVTKEGAQVSFPTAEEVAALRPAGPEGDREGAAGPEGDREGAAGPEGDREGAAGPEGDREGARGGAR; this is encoded by the coding sequence ATGTACGACTACGACCTCCTGGTCGTGGGTTCGGCCAACGCCGACCTGGTGATCGGTGTGGAGCGCCGGCCGGGCGCCGGGGAGACGGTGCTCGGCTCGGACCTGGCCGTCCACCCGGGCGGCAAGGGCGCGAACCAGGCGGTCGCGGCCGCCCGGCTCGGGGCCCGCACGGCCCTGCTGGCCCGGGTCGGCGACGACGGGCACGGCCGGCTGCTGCTGGACTCGCAGCGGGCGGCGGGCGTCGACACGGTGGGCGTGCTGGTGGGCGGGGCGCCGACCGGGGTCGCGCTGATCACGGTGGACCCCTCGGGGGACAACAGCATCGTCGTCTCGCCGGGCGCGAACGGCCGGCTGACGCCGGCGGACGTGCGCGCGGCGACGAGCCTCTTCCACGCCTCCCGGGTGGTCTCCGCACAGCTGGAGATCCCGCTGGAGACGGTGGTGGAGGTGGTGCGGAACCTGGCGCCGGACAGCCGGTTCGTGCTGAACCCCTCGCCGCCGCGCCCGCTGCCGCCCGAGGTGCTGGCGGCCTGCGACCCGCTGATCGTCAACGAGCACGAGGCCAAGGTGATCCTGGGCGAGGCGTGCGGGGGCGGGGAACCGGAGGACTGGGCGCGGCTGCTGCTGGCGAAGGGCCCGCGCTCGGTGGTGGTGACGCTGGGCGGGGAGGGCGCCCTGGTGGCCTCCCCGGACGGCGTCTCGCGCGTGGCGTCCGTGAAGGTGCGCGCCGTGGACACCACCGGCGCGGGCGACGCGTTCACCGCCGCGCTGGCCTGGCGGCTCGGCGCGGGCGAGTCCCTCGCCGGCGCGGCGGCGTACGCGGCCCGGGTCGGGGCGGCGACGGTCACCAAGGAGGGGGCGCAGGTGTCGTTCCCGACGGCGGAGGAGGTCGCGGCGCTGCGTCCGGCCGGCCCGGAGGGCGACCGCGAGGGTGCGGCCGGCCCGGAGGGCGACCGCGAGGGTGCGGCCGGCCCGGAGGGCGACCGCGAGGGTGCGGCCGGCCCGGAGGGCGACCGCGAGGGTGCGCGGGGCGGGGCCCGGTGA
- a CDS encoding ATP-dependent RecD-like DNA helicase, translating into MSNQAGNGASATGSGERRWAVLEGVLERITYANEENGYTVARVDTGRGAGDLLTVVGALLGAQVGESLRMEGRWGSHPQYGKQFHVENYTTVLPATVQGIRRYLGSGLVKGIGPVFADRITQHFGMDTLKIIEEEPERLIEVPGLGPKRTRRIAEAWEEQKAIKEVMLFLQTVEVSTSIAVRIYKKYGDASISVVKNQPYRLAADVWGIGFLTADKIARSVGIPHDSPDRVKAGLQYALSQATDQGHCYLPEEKLIADAVKLLQVDTGLVIECLGELAAEPEDGEDPGVVREKVPDPEGGDPVTAVYLVPFHRAELSLSAQLLRLLRTDEDRMPGFGDVVWEKALAWLKGRTGADLAPEQEAAVKLALTEKVAVLTGGPGCGKSFTVRSIVELARAKKAKVVLAAPTGRAAKRLAELTGAEASTVHRLLELKPGGDAAYDRDRPLDADLVVVDEASMLDLLLANKLVKAVAPGAHLLFVGDVDQLPSVGAGEVLRDLLADGSPVPAVRLTRVFRQAQQSGVVTNAHRINAGQHPVTDGMKDFFLFVEDDTEEAGRLTVDVAARRIPAKFGLDPRRDVQVLAPMHRGPAGAGTLNGLLQQAITPGRPDLAEKRFGGRVFRVGDKVTQIRNNYEKGENGVFNGTVGVVTSLDPVDQRLTVLTDEDEEVPYEFDELDELAHAYAVTIHRSQGSEYPAVVIPVTTGAWMMLQRNLLYTAVTRAKRLVVLVGSRRAIGQAVRTVSAGRRCTALDFRLAGSRSPGPSGS; encoded by the coding sequence ATGTCCAACCAGGCGGGGAACGGCGCGTCGGCCACGGGGAGCGGGGAGCGGCGCTGGGCCGTGCTCGAAGGCGTCCTGGAGCGCATCACGTACGCCAACGAGGAGAACGGCTACACGGTCGCCCGGGTCGACACCGGCAGGGGCGCCGGCGACCTCCTCACGGTGGTGGGCGCGCTGCTCGGCGCCCAGGTGGGGGAGTCGCTGCGGATGGAGGGCCGCTGGGGCTCCCACCCCCAGTACGGCAAGCAGTTCCACGTGGAGAACTACACGACCGTCCTGCCCGCCACGGTCCAGGGCATCCGCCGCTACCTCGGCTCGGGCCTGGTCAAGGGCATCGGCCCGGTCTTCGCCGACCGCATCACCCAGCACTTCGGCATGGACACACTGAAGATCATCGAGGAGGAGCCCGAGCGGCTGATCGAGGTCCCCGGCCTCGGCCCCAAGCGCACCAGGAGGATCGCCGAGGCGTGGGAGGAGCAGAAGGCGATCAAGGAGGTCATGCTCTTCCTCCAGACCGTCGAGGTCTCCACGTCGATCGCGGTGCGCATCTACAAGAAGTACGGCGACGCCTCCATCTCCGTCGTGAAGAACCAGCCCTACCGGCTGGCCGCCGACGTCTGGGGCATCGGCTTCCTCACCGCCGACAAGATCGCCCGATCCGTCGGCATCCCGCACGACAGCCCGGACCGGGTGAAGGCGGGCCTGCAGTACGCGCTGTCGCAGGCCACCGACCAGGGGCACTGCTACCTCCCCGAGGAGAAGCTGATCGCCGACGCGGTCAAGCTGCTCCAGGTGGACACCGGCCTCGTCATCGAGTGCCTCGGCGAACTGGCCGCCGAGCCCGAGGACGGCGAGGACCCCGGCGTCGTGCGGGAGAAGGTCCCCGACCCGGAGGGCGGCGACCCCGTCACCGCCGTCTACCTCGTCCCCTTCCACCGTGCCGAACTGTCCCTCTCCGCCCAGCTGCTGCGCCTGCTGCGCACCGACGAGGACCGGATGCCGGGCTTCGGCGACGTGGTCTGGGAGAAGGCGCTGGCCTGGCTGAAGGGGCGGACCGGAGCCGACCTCGCCCCCGAGCAGGAGGCGGCGGTGAAGCTCGCGCTCACCGAGAAGGTCGCGGTGCTCACCGGCGGGCCCGGCTGCGGCAAGTCCTTCACCGTCCGCTCGATCGTGGAGCTGGCCCGGGCCAAGAAGGCCAAGGTGGTGCTGGCCGCCCCGACCGGCCGCGCCGCCAAGCGCCTGGCCGAGCTGACCGGCGCCGAGGCCTCCACCGTCCACCGCCTGCTGGAACTCAAGCCCGGCGGCGACGCCGCCTACGACCGGGACCGCCCGCTGGACGCCGACCTGGTGGTGGTCGACGAGGCCTCCATGCTGGACCTGCTGCTCGCCAACAAGCTGGTCAAGGCGGTGGCGCCGGGTGCCCACCTGCTCTTCGTCGGGGACGTCGACCAGCTGCCCAGCGTCGGCGCCGGAGAGGTGCTCCGCGACCTGCTCGCCGACGGCAGCCCCGTCCCCGCCGTCCGCCTCACCCGCGTGTTCCGCCAGGCCCAGCAGTCCGGCGTGGTGACCAACGCCCACCGGATCAACGCCGGGCAGCACCCGGTCACCGACGGCATGAAGGACTTCTTCCTCTTCGTCGAGGACGACACCGAGGAGGCCGGCCGGCTCACCGTGGACGTCGCGGCCCGGCGCATTCCCGCGAAGTTCGGCCTGGACCCGCGCCGCGACGTGCAGGTCCTCGCGCCCATGCACCGGGGGCCGGCCGGCGCGGGCACCCTGAACGGACTGCTCCAGCAGGCCATCACCCCCGGCCGCCCGGACCTCGCGGAGAAGCGGTTCGGTGGCCGGGTCTTCCGCGTCGGCGACAAGGTGACCCAGATCCGCAACAATTACGAGAAGGGGGAGAACGGCGTCTTCAACGGCACCGTGGGCGTGGTCACCTCGCTCGACCCGGTCGACCAGCGCCTGACGGTGCTGACCGACGAGGACGAGGAGGTGCCGTACGAGTTCGACGAGCTGGACGAGCTGGCGCACGCCTACGCCGTGACCATCCACCGCTCCCAGGGCAGCGAGTACCCGGCGGTCGTCATCCCGGTGACCACGGGCGCCTGGATGATGCTCCAGCGCAATCTGCTGTACACGGCGGTCACACGGGCCAAGCGGCTGGTCGTCCTCGTGGGTTCCCGCAGGGCGATCGGGCAGGCGGTGCGCACGGTCTCGGCGGGCCGCCGGTGCACGGCCCTGGACTTCCGCCTCGCCGGTTCCCGGTCCCCCGGCCCCTCCGGTTCCTGA
- a CDS encoding pore-forming ESAT-6 family protein, translating to MGQSLDRRSYDTGASSEVQGGLQGIVGQLERVLTDRDNAVKAAMADFQADGVSEEYHGKELRWNRAANEVRSIIQLVRTTLEENDGTAQSTMAKARAAVDNIG from the coding sequence ATGGGTCAGAGTCTGGACCGCCGCTCCTACGACACCGGTGCGTCGAGCGAGGTGCAGGGCGGCTTGCAGGGAATCGTCGGGCAGTTGGAGCGCGTGCTGACCGACCGCGACAACGCCGTGAAGGCCGCCATGGCCGACTTCCAGGCCGACGGGGTCTCCGAGGAGTACCACGGCAAGGAACTGCGCTGGAACCGCGCGGCCAACGAGGTGCGCAGCATCATCCAACTGGTGCGCACGACCCTCGAGGAGAACGACGGGACGGCCCAGTCGACGATGGCGAAGGCTCGGGCGGCGGTCGACAACATCGGCTGA
- a CDS encoding DUF6507 family protein yields MTGWDISPSGVQRVLTETAKAAEGLSDTGKALQETMPSAAKSAGTIQQGGVEKSGVQGPVAAALGEFFTAYQEKLMYVAVRTSNSLDGAATATNAYVRGDLEMAAQAQANALKEPKIDLPGAGGQQGGQ; encoded by the coding sequence ATGACGGGGTGGGACATCTCGCCGTCGGGCGTGCAACGCGTCCTCACCGAGACGGCGAAGGCGGCCGAGGGACTCTCGGACACCGGCAAGGCCCTGCAGGAGACCATGCCGAGCGCGGCGAAGTCCGCCGGCACGATCCAGCAGGGCGGTGTGGAGAAGAGCGGGGTCCAGGGCCCGGTCGCGGCGGCGCTGGGCGAGTTCTTCACCGCCTACCAGGAGAAGTTGATGTACGTCGCGGTGCGCACGTCGAACTCCCTCGACGGGGCGGCCACCGCGACCAACGCGTACGTCAGGGGTGATCTGGAGATGGCCGCGCAGGCCCAGGCGAACGCGCTGAAGGAACCGAAGATCGACCTGCCGGGTGCGGGCGGGCAGCAGGGGGGCCAGTGA
- a CDS encoding substrate-binding domain-containing protein, with protein sequence MAADTLKSRTGTGGASGGLRRLLLDNGALTALIVLVVAMSALSGDFLTADNLLNIGVQAAVTAILAFGVTFVIVSAGIDLSVGSVAALSATVLAWSATSQGVPVVLAVLLAVATGIVCGLVNGFLVSYGKLPPFIATLAMLSVARGLSLVISQGSPIPFPDSVSHLGDTLGGWLPVPVLVMAVMGLLTAFVLGRTYIGRSMYAIGGNEEAARLSGLRVRKQKLAVYALSGLFAAAAGIVLAARLSSAQPQAAQGYELDAIAAVVIGGASLAGGTGKASGTLIGALILAVLRNGLNLLSVSAFWQQVVIGVVIALAVLFDTLRRKAGATPVAAGTSGGGNRGKQAATYVLAAVVAAAVVGAMSFLHNGSSAAKSEKVGLSLSTLNNPFFVQIRAGAEEEARKRGVDLTVTDAQNDASQQANHLQNFTSGSLGAIIVNPVDSDAAGPSVRSANKAGIPVVAVDRGVNQAETDALVASDNVAGGRQGAKALAEKLGGEGTIVILQGQAGTSASRERGAGFAEGLKDYPGIEVVAKQPADFDRTKGLDVMTNLLQAHPDIDGVFAENDEMALGAIKALGSKAGKSVQVVGFDGTPDGLKAVEEGTLYASVAQVPRELGRIAVDNALRAAEGKKVSETVKVPVKVVTKENVAGFGG encoded by the coding sequence GTGGCCGCTGACACGCTCAAGAGCCGGACGGGCACGGGTGGCGCCTCGGGCGGCCTGCGCCGCCTGCTGCTGGACAACGGGGCGCTCACCGCGCTCATCGTCCTGGTCGTCGCCATGTCCGCGCTGTCCGGCGACTTCCTGACCGCCGACAACCTGCTCAACATCGGTGTGCAGGCCGCGGTCACCGCGATCCTCGCCTTCGGCGTCACCTTCGTGATCGTCTCCGCGGGCATCGACCTGTCGGTCGGCTCGGTCGCCGCCCTGTCGGCCACCGTGCTGGCCTGGAGCGCCACCTCGCAGGGCGTCCCGGTGGTCCTGGCGGTGCTCCTGGCCGTCGCCACGGGCATCGTCTGCGGCCTGGTCAACGGCTTCCTGGTCTCGTACGGCAAACTGCCGCCGTTCATCGCGACGCTGGCCATGCTGTCGGTGGCGCGCGGTCTGTCCCTGGTGATCTCGCAGGGCTCCCCGATCCCCTTCCCGGACTCCGTCTCGCACCTCGGCGACACCCTCGGCGGCTGGCTGCCGGTGCCGGTGCTGGTGATGGCCGTCATGGGGCTGCTCACGGCGTTCGTCCTGGGCCGGACGTACATCGGCCGCTCCATGTACGCCATCGGCGGCAACGAGGAGGCGGCCCGGCTGTCCGGGCTGCGGGTGAGGAAGCAGAAGCTCGCCGTCTACGCGCTGTCCGGCCTGTTCGCCGCCGCCGCGGGCATCGTGCTCGCCGCCCGGCTGTCCTCCGCGCAGCCGCAGGCCGCGCAGGGCTACGAGCTGGACGCGATCGCCGCGGTCGTCATCGGCGGCGCCTCCCTCGCGGGCGGCACCGGCAAGGCCTCCGGGACGCTGATCGGCGCGCTGATCCTGGCGGTGCTGCGCAACGGCCTCAACCTCCTGTCGGTGTCGGCGTTCTGGCAGCAGGTCGTCATCGGCGTCGTGATCGCGCTGGCGGTGCTCTTCGACACGCTGCGCCGCAAGGCGGGGGCCACCCCGGTGGCCGCCGGCACGTCCGGCGGGGGGAACCGCGGGAAGCAGGCGGCGACCTACGTGCTGGCCGCGGTGGTCGCGGCGGCGGTCGTCGGCGCGATGTCCTTCCTGCACAACGGCTCCTCGGCGGCGAAGAGCGAGAAGGTCGGCCTGTCGCTGTCGACCCTCAACAACCCGTTCTTCGTGCAGATCCGGGCCGGCGCCGAGGAGGAGGCGAGGAAGCGGGGCGTGGACCTGACCGTCACGGACGCCCAGAACGACGCCTCCCAGCAGGCCAACCACCTGCAGAACTTCACCAGCGGGAGCCTCGGCGCGATCATCGTCAACCCGGTGGACTCGGACGCGGCCGGCCCCTCGGTGCGCTCCGCCAACAAGGCCGGCATCCCCGTCGTCGCCGTCGACCGGGGCGTCAACCAGGCGGAGACGGACGCGCTGGTCGCCTCCGACAACGTCGCCGGCGGCCGGCAGGGCGCGAAGGCGCTCGCCGAGAAGCTGGGCGGCGAGGGCACCATCGTGATCCTCCAGGGCCAGGCCGGCACCTCCGCCAGCCGGGAGCGCGGCGCGGGCTTCGCCGAGGGACTGAAGGACTACCCGGGCATCGAGGTGGTCGCCAAGCAGCCCGCCGACTTCGACCGCACCAAGGGCCTCGACGTGATGACCAACCTGCTCCAGGCCCACCCGGACATCGACGGCGTGTTCGCCGAGAACGACGAGATGGCGCTCGGCGCGATCAAGGCGCTCGGCTCCAAGGCCGGAAAGTCGGTCCAGGTCGTCGGGTTCGACGGCACGCCGGACGGGCTCAAGGCGGTCGAGGAGGGCACGCTGTACGCGTCCGTCGCGCAGGTGCCGAGGGAACTGGGCAGGATCGCGGTGGACAACGCGCTGCGCGCGGCCGAGGGCAAGAAGGTCAGCGAGACGGTGAAGGTCCCGGTGAAGGTGGTCACGAAGGAGAACGTGGCCGGCTTCGGCGGCTGA
- a CDS encoding helix-turn-helix domain-containing protein: MLVQEFRTEVVPPAERWDLWQDVAARTHVPNLLRSERSDDFRAVMRVLPLGELQIAELSLPQLDTVRTPRTIRRFDPEVYQINCHLTGDGGMAQDGREAVFEAGRLVMADSSLPYDVRINRTSEWSTTVVVSVPRARLPLPPRAVRRLLAVPVPVDRGMGGTLYRWLADTARRADEFTQDDAPALASVTTDLLASVLGGCLDSEDALPPESRRRALHTRIRDFIERNLGDPALSPATVAAAHGISVRHLHQLFAAEGEAPAGWIRHRRLERCRRDLADPRLRGRSVRSIAARWGFTDPATFSRVFRRAYGMTPTDHRHHHTGRTA, from the coding sequence ATGCTGGTGCAGGAGTTCCGGACCGAGGTCGTGCCGCCCGCCGAGCGGTGGGACCTGTGGCAGGACGTCGCCGCCCGGACGCACGTGCCCAACCTGCTGCGCAGCGAGCGCAGCGACGACTTCCGGGCCGTGATGCGGGTCCTGCCGCTCGGCGAGCTGCAGATCGCCGAGCTGAGCCTGCCGCAGCTGGACACCGTGCGCACACCGCGGACCATCCGGCGGTTCGACCCCGAGGTCTACCAGATCAACTGCCACCTCACCGGTGACGGCGGGATGGCGCAGGACGGCCGCGAGGCGGTGTTCGAGGCGGGTCGCCTCGTCATGGCCGACAGCAGCCTCCCCTACGACGTCCGGATCAACAGGACGTCGGAGTGGTCCACGACGGTGGTCGTCAGCGTGCCCCGGGCCCGGCTGCCGCTGCCGCCCCGCGCGGTCCGGCGGCTGCTGGCCGTGCCGGTCCCGGTGGACCGGGGCATGGGAGGCACGCTGTACCGCTGGCTGGCCGACACCGCCCGGCGGGCCGACGAGTTCACGCAGGACGACGCGCCGGCGCTGGCCTCGGTGACCACGGATCTGCTCGCCTCCGTGCTCGGCGGGTGCCTGGACTCCGAGGACGCGCTGCCCCCGGAGTCCCGCCGGCGTGCCCTGCACACCCGGATCCGGGACTTCATCGAGCGGAACCTGGGCGATCCGGCGCTGTCCCCGGCCACCGTCGCGGCGGCGCACGGCATCTCGGTGCGCCACCTGCACCAGCTGTTCGCGGCGGAGGGGGAGGCCCCGGCCGGCTGGATCCGCCACCGGCGGCTGGAGCGCTGCCGCCGCGACCTCGCCGACCCCCGGCTGCGGGGCCGTTCCGTCCGGTCCATCGCCGCGCGGTGGGGCTTCACCGACCCGGCCACCTTCAGCCGCGTCTTCCGCCGCGCGTACGGGATGACGCCGACGGACCACCGCCACCACCACACGGGCCGGACCGCGTAG
- a CDS encoding LacI family DNA-binding transcriptional regulator — MASIKDVAAEAGLSVATVSRVLNDHPSVSADARTRVLAAVETLGYRPNAVARSLRTDQTRTLGLVISDVLNPYFTELARSVEEEARALGYSVIIGNADERPDLQDHHVRTLLDRRIDGLLVSPTDGGSPLMLDAARAGTPMVFVDRWIPGVDVPVVRSDGQAAVRDLVAHLHRLGHRRLAIIAGPAATTTGRERVDAFRAALREHGLELPDAYTGQGDFQAESGRRVTEGFLDLPEPPEVVFAADNLMALGALDAVRARGLRVPDDIALAAFDDIRWFVHTDPPVTAIAQPTKELGRAAVRALVDRIEGRPGESVTLPARLVVRRSCGEPAPARPPQPPTPSPVRRSTS; from the coding sequence ATGGCGAGCATCAAGGACGTCGCCGCCGAGGCGGGCCTGTCCGTCGCCACGGTGTCGCGCGTCCTGAACGACCATCCGTCGGTCAGCGCGGACGCCCGCACGCGCGTGCTGGCCGCCGTCGAGACGCTGGGCTACCGCCCGAACGCCGTCGCGCGCTCCCTGCGCACCGACCAGACCCGCACCCTCGGCCTGGTCATCAGCGACGTGCTGAACCCGTACTTCACCGAACTGGCCCGCTCCGTGGAGGAGGAGGCCCGCGCCCTCGGCTACAGCGTGATCATCGGCAACGCCGACGAGCGGCCCGACCTCCAGGACCACCACGTGCGGACCCTGCTGGACCGCCGGATCGACGGGCTGCTGGTCTCCCCCACCGACGGCGGGTCGCCGCTGATGCTGGACGCCGCCCGCGCGGGCACGCCGATGGTGTTCGTCGACCGGTGGATCCCGGGCGTGGACGTGCCGGTGGTGCGGTCGGACGGGCAGGCGGCCGTGCGGGACCTCGTGGCGCACCTGCACCGACTCGGACACCGGCGGCTGGCGATCATCGCGGGCCCGGCGGCGACCACGACCGGCCGGGAACGCGTGGACGCCTTCCGCGCGGCGCTGCGCGAGCACGGGCTGGAGCTCCCCGACGCCTACACGGGCCAGGGCGACTTCCAGGCCGAGAGCGGCCGCCGCGTCACCGAGGGCTTCCTGGACCTGCCCGAACCGCCCGAGGTGGTCTTCGCCGCCGACAACCTGATGGCGCTCGGCGCGCTGGACGCCGTCCGCGCGCGCGGGCTGCGGGTGCCCGACGACATCGCGCTGGCCGCGTTCGACGACATCCGCTGGTTCGTGCACACCGACCCGCCGGTCACCGCGATCGCCCAGCCCACCAAGGAGCTGGGGCGGGCCGCCGTGCGCGCGCTGGTCGACCGCATCGAGGGCCGGCCCGGCGAGTCCGTCACCCTCCCCGCCCGGCTCGTGGTGCGCCGCTCGTGCGGCGAACCGGCCCCCGCACGGCCCCCACAGCCCCCCACCCCGTCCCCCGTACGAAGGAGTACGTCGTGA
- a CDS encoding sugar ABC transporter ATP-binding protein — MSDPDELLRIEGIRKTFPGVVALDGVDFDLRRGEVHVLLGENGAGKSTLIKTLSGAHTPDAGRILAGGEEVRIQSAQDSERLGIATIYQEFNLVPDLTVAENIFLGRQPRRFGMIDRKRMEAEAAVLLERVGVDVPPRARVRELGIARLQMVEIAKALSLDARVLIMDEPTAVLTSEEVERLFAIVRRLREDGVGIVFITHHLEEIAALGDRVTVIRDGRSVGQVPASTPEDELVRLMVGRSIEQQYPRARPETGEALLRVEGLTRDGVFHDVSFEVRAGEVVGIAGLVGAGRTEVARAVFGADPYDRGSVEVAGGALRRHDVNAAMAAGIGLVPEDRKGQGLVLDASVEENLGLVTLRSATRAGLVDLKGQRAAAARIAEQLGVRMAGLGQHVRTLSGGNQQKVVIGKWLLADTRVLILDEPTRGIDVGAKVEIYQLINELTAAGTAVLMISSDLPEVLGMSDRVLVMAQGRIAGQLAAEQATQDAVMALAVGTGAESDGAGPDPGSPAPSPSLPDSDKTDKEAPRGR, encoded by the coding sequence GTGAGCGACCCGGACGAGTTGCTGCGCATCGAGGGCATCCGCAAGACCTTCCCGGGCGTGGTCGCCCTCGACGGCGTCGACTTCGACCTGCGCCGGGGCGAGGTGCACGTGCTGCTCGGCGAGAACGGCGCGGGCAAGAGCACCCTCATCAAGACGCTGTCGGGCGCCCACACGCCCGACGCCGGCCGGATCCTGGCCGGCGGCGAGGAGGTGCGCATCCAGAGCGCGCAGGACTCCGAGCGGCTCGGGATCGCCACCATCTACCAGGAGTTCAACCTCGTTCCCGATCTGACGGTCGCCGAGAACATCTTCCTGGGACGGCAGCCGCGCCGCTTCGGGATGATCGACCGGAAGAGGATGGAGGCCGAGGCCGCCGTCCTCCTGGAGCGCGTCGGCGTCGACGTGCCGCCCCGCGCGCGGGTGCGCGAACTCGGCATCGCGCGGCTGCAGATGGTGGAGATCGCCAAGGCGCTCAGCCTGGACGCCCGCGTGCTGATCATGGACGAGCCGACCGCCGTGCTGACCTCCGAGGAGGTCGAGAGGCTGTTCGCCATCGTGCGCAGGCTGCGCGAGGACGGCGTGGGCATCGTGTTCATCACCCACCACCTGGAGGAGATCGCCGCCCTGGGCGACCGGGTCACCGTCATCCGGGACGGCAGGAGCGTCGGGCAGGTCCCGGCGTCCACGCCCGAGGACGAACTGGTCCGGCTCATGGTGGGGCGGTCGATCGAGCAGCAGTACCCGCGTGCGCGGCCGGAGACCGGCGAGGCGCTGCTGCGGGTCGAGGGACTCACCCGCGACGGCGTCTTCCACGACGTCAGCTTCGAGGTGCGCGCCGGCGAGGTCGTCGGCATCGCGGGCCTGGTCGGGGCCGGCCGCACCGAGGTCGCGCGGGCCGTGTTCGGCGCCGACCCCTACGACAGGGGGTCCGTGGAGGTCGCGGGCGGCGCGCTGCGCCGGCACGACGTGAACGCCGCCATGGCGGCGGGCATCGGGCTGGTCCCGGAGGACCGCAAGGGCCAGGGACTCGTCCTGGACGCCTCCGTCGAGGAGAACCTGGGCCTGGTGACGCTGCGTTCGGCCACCCGCGCGGGGCTCGTCGACCTCAAGGGGCAGCGCGCGGCGGCGGCCCGGATCGCCGAGCAGCTCGGCGTGCGGATGGCGGGCCTCGGCCAGCACGTGCGCACGCTCTCCGGCGGCAACCAGCAGAAGGTCGTCATCGGCAAGTGGCTGCTGGCGGACACCAGGGTGCTCATCCTCGACGAGCCCACGCGCGGCATCGACGTCGGCGCCAAGGTCGAGATCTACCAGCTGATCAACGAACTCACCGCCGCCGGCACCGCCGTCCTGATGATCTCCAGCGATCTGCCCGAGGTGCTCGGCATGAGCGACCGGGTGCTGGTGATGGCCCAGGGCCGGATCGCGGGCCAACTGGCCGCCGAGCAGGCCACCCAGGACGCCGTGATGGCGCTCGCCGTCGGCACCGGCGCCGAGTCCGACGGCGCGGGCCCGGACCCCGGCTCCCCCGCCCCCTCCCCCTCCCTTCCCGACTCCGACAAGACCGACAAGGAGGCCCCCCGTGGCCGCTGA
- the rbsD gene encoding D-ribose pyranase, translating to MKKHGILNRHLSGALAALGHGDGVLVCDAGMPIPDGPHVVDLAFRAGVPSFAEVVEGLLEELVVEGATAATEVRRANPAAADLLAGHFPRLELVPHERLKELTAGARLVVRTGEARPYANVLLRCGVFF from the coding sequence GTGAAGAAGCACGGGATCCTCAACCGCCACCTCTCCGGCGCGCTGGCCGCACTCGGGCACGGCGACGGGGTGCTGGTGTGCGACGCCGGCATGCCGATACCCGACGGGCCGCACGTGGTGGACCTGGCGTTCCGGGCCGGGGTGCCGTCCTTCGCCGAGGTGGTCGAGGGGCTGCTGGAGGAGCTGGTGGTCGAGGGCGCGACGGCGGCGACCGAGGTGCGGCGGGCCAATCCGGCGGCGGCGGACCTGCTGGCGGGGCACTTCCCCCGGCTCGAGCTGGTGCCGCACGAGCGGCTCAAGGAGCTGACGGCCGGCGCGCGGCTCGTCGTGCGCACCGGCGAGGCACGGCCGTACGCGAACGTGCTGCTGCGCTGCGGGGTGTTCTTCTGA